GGCGTGGGGCCCCGCCCCGCTGGTGACCGCCAGCAGCCCGTCGGCGGCCATGTCCACGCCCCCGGTGCGCTGCAGCGCGAGCGAGAAGGGCAGCATCCCCACGATCAGCACGATCGTCTTCCAGCTGATCGACCGGTAGCTGCTGTTGAGGTCGATGCACCCCAGCACGCCCATCAGCAGACACCCGATCAGGGCCGCGTGCACGTTCGCGACGATGCCGGTGACCATCAGAACGACGACCACCCCGAGGCAGAACAGCGCCTGCGGCGCCTTGCCCGCCGCCGGCAGCACCTCTTCGAGTTCGATGGGAAGCTTCAGCAGCAGCACCCCGGTCTCTTCGGGGCGCACGCGCTCGATCTGCTTCCACGAGCCGACCACCAGAAGCGTGTCGCCCACGCGCAGCGGCGTGTTGAGGAAATCACGGTTCACGGCCTCCGACGCGCGGCGCAGGCCGATGACCGTCAGGCCCGTGCTGGACCGGAAACCCTTCTCGACCAGCGTCTTCCCGACCAGCGGCGATTCGGCAGGCACGATGACCTGCGCCATCCCTATCTCCTGCGAGCGGTCGTTGAAGTACGCGCCGGCGAGGGGCAGCGGCTCGAGGCCGAGCGAGTCGGCGAGCTCGTGGATCTCTGTCGTGGGCGAGAACAGGTCGATCAGGAGGACGTCGCCGAACTGGAGCCGCGTGGTCGGCGTGGGCTGGATCAGCGTTCTGGAGAAGCGACCCATCCGCTCGATCGCGATGATGTTCGCGCCGGAAGTCCCTCGCATGTCCAGCTCGCCGAGCGACTTGCCGACCAGCGCCGAGTGGCTGCTCACGCGAAGCCGGTACTCGCGATCCGCCAGCTCGAACTCCTGGACCCAATCGGCCAGACTCACCCGACCCGGGGCGGGCTCCTCTTTGGACGAAGGGAGCCAGCGGCGCGCGATGACCATATAGATGATCCCGAGGATCAGGATCGGAACGCCGAAGGGCGTGAAGCTGAAGAACCCGAACCCGTCCTCGCCTTGGCGGACGAGCTCGCTGTTGATGACAAGGTTCGGCGCCGTCGCGACGAGGGTCATCATCCCGCTGATCAGAGCCGCGAAGCTCAGGGGCATCATGAGCCGCCCGGGAGAGGTTCCGGAGGTGGCGGCGACGCGCAGGGCGATGGGGATGAAGATCGCGGTCACCGCCGTCGAACTCATCAGCGAGCCGAGCGCGCAAACGCTGATCATGAGGAAGACCAGCAGTTTGACCTCGCTCTTGCCGGTTTTCGCGATGAGCAGATCCCCCACGCCGCGCGCGACCCCGGTGCGCACGAGGCCCTCGCCGATCACGAACAACGCCGCGATGAGGACGATGTTCCCGTCGGCGAAGCCGCGCAGGCCCTCGTCGATCGTGATCACGCCGGTCAGCGGCAGCGAGACGAGCATGAGGATCGCCACCGCGTCCATGCGCGGCTTGTTGATCGCGAACATCACAATCGCCGTGACGAGCAATCCGAGAACCATTGCAAGTTCGATGCTCATCGCGGGGAGCGTATCGCTCGCGCGACTCCCCCGCAATGGGCCAAGGCGTGGAACAAACGGGCTTCAACGCAGACGATCGCCGACGCCAAACGGACGTGCCCATCGCTTGGCGCAGCGCGCCCTTCGCACTACCCGGCGCACACGCGGCGCCCCGGGGAGAACCCGGGTGAACCTGCGCGTGAGTCGCTCTCGCGAGGCTCCGACTCGCGAAAATTCTCATAAGTCTCTGTATCAATGAAACTTGCGCGCGTCGATGTCGTCGAGAACCCCAACTCCTGGAGATTCGCGCTGTTTCTGGCCTGTGCGCGATCCCGTGGGTACAGGACGCGTATATCGCGTGTCGCGCCGTGACGCGCGGGGTTTCTGGTACAGTCACCGCGAGGTCCGGGGAACGGACCGGGAGGCGCACCCGCGCCGGACGCGGGCGTCTGATCACGGGCTGCGCGGCGTCACCGGAGGAACGACGATGCAAAGATCAGAACTGGCGAAGCGGTCTCGCGAGCGTTGGCTCGTCGTCGCGGCGTTCATGGTCGTGTGGGCGCCAGTCGCCATCGCCGTCGCCGAACCGATCCCCGACGCCTGGTTCTACAGCGGCGCCCAGCGCCCGGCGGCCCTGAAGTCGCTGGAGGGCAAGCCGGCGCTCGCGCTGACCACCGAGGAGTGGATCGGTGATCGCGTGACGCTCAGCGAGCACCGAGGCAAGGTCGTAGTGCTGGACTTCTGGGCGACCTGGTGCGGGCCCTGCATCGCCGCGATCCCCGAGAACAACGCGATCGTGAGCAGATATAAGGATCAGGGCCTGGTCTTCGTGGGCGTGCACGACTCGAACTCCGGGTGGGATTCGGCCGGCGAGGTGGTGCGCGAGCACTCGATCTCCTACCCGGTCACGAAGGACGCCTCCGGCGGGCCGACGGCGAGCGCGTACAAGGTGCAGTTCTGGCCAACCTATGTCGCGATCGATCGCAAGGGAGTCATCCGCGCCGCCGGCCTGATGCCCAATCGGGTCGAGGATGTCGTCAAGATGCTCCTCGCCGAGAGCGGGCCGAGCGACCTCGAGCTCAGGACCGGGTTTGGCCCGGAGTTCTACTACGGCGGGGCGAACCGCCCCTCGGCGCTGCGCGCGACGGAGGGCGCCGACGCGCCCGCCCTCGCGGGCGAGGAGTGGGCCGGCTCGCCACTTCCCAAGTCGCAGTGGAAGGGCAGCGTCGTCGTGCTGCACTTCACCTCGCCCGGGCGGAGCGCGGCGGCCGCGCAGCTCGCGAAACTCGCCGAGATCGAGCGCGAGTACGCGACGCAGGGCGTGCTCTTCGCCGGGGTGTGCGACGCGAACGCCCCGTGGGACAAGGCCGCCCCGGCCCTGTCGGGGGCGGGGCTGTCCATGCCCCTGCTGCGCGACAGCGCGCCGGGCGTCAACGCCGGCGCGTACGGCGTGCGGTTCCTCCCGACGACGATTGTGATCGACAAGGCCGGGAAGGTCCGCGCCTCGGGCGTGCGGCTCGACAAGCTCGGCGAGGTTCTGGACAGACTGCTCGCCGAGCGAGCCGAGTGACGCGACGAGACATCCCTCAGCGTCGGAAAGCGGGGTTCAGGTGACAAACGCTCCGGTTCTCAACGAGCACGACGCGACGCGGCGCAGCGCGTTCGCTGATCATGTTCGCACACAGGTCGCACACACCGTCGTCGGGCAGGAGACGGTCGTGGAGCGCGTGCTGATCGCGCTGCTCACGGGAGGTCACCTCCTGCTCGAGGGCGTGCCGGGCATCGCGAAGACGCTGCTCGTGCAGTCGGTGGCGAAAGCGATCGATCTGCGTTTCGCGCGCGTGCAGTTCACGATTGATCTGCTGCCCAGCGACATCCTGGGCTCGGAGATCCTCGAGCAGAAATCGGGCGAGTTCCGCATCCACAAAGGCCCGATCTTCACGAACCTGCTCCTGGCGGACGAGATCAACCGCGCCTCGCCCAAGGTGCAATCGGCGCTCCTCGAGGCGATGCAGGAGCGGCGCGTCTCCATCGGCGACACGACGCACGACCTGCCGGCGCCCTTTCTCGTCATCGCGACGCAGAACCCGGTCGAGCAGGCCGGCACCTTCGAGCTGCCCGAGGCCCAGCTCGACCGCTTCATGCTGCGTCACCGCCTGACGTACCCCACGCCCGATGAGGAAGCCGAGGTCGTTCGGCGCAGTCTCGCGCTCAAACTCAAGAGGCAGGGCGACGGCGCGGTCCCGATGTCCGCCTTCGACGCGATCGATGAGTCGAAGGCGATGCGTCTTCGCGACCTGACCGAGGCGATGCGCGCCGTGCAGGATGTCCATGTCAGCGAGGTGTTCATCCGCGACTGCGTCGAGCTCGTGAATCTGACGCGACGCCACGAGGACATCGAGCTGGGGTGCAGCCCGCGCGCCGCGCTCGCGCTGGTCCACGCGTCGCGGGCCCGCGCGTTCATCTCGGGACGGGAATACACCATCCCCGAGGACATCTTCGCTCTGGCGGAGGACGTTCTCCTGCACAGGATGCGCCTGAAGTACGAGGCCCTCGCGATGGGGCGCACCGGCGCCGGGGTGCTGAGCCAGATCCTGCGCACGATGGCCTGACGCCGGAACGACACCATGCCCAGCCACGCAGGCGCCCATCACGAGACCACGCTCCCCCCGCCCGATCAGCTCGACCGGAGCGACTTCGATCTCGTCCTGCGCCGGCTCGCCGACGACCTCGCGTTCGGCGCCGATAACTCGCTGTTCGTGGGCAGCGGGCTCGAGTACGCCGGCTCGCGACCCTACCAGCGCGGCGACTCGGTCCGGCTGCTGAACTGGCGCCTGACGGCGCGCACCGGCAAGCCCTTCGTCCGAGAGTACGAAGCGCTCAAGCGGTCCTGCCTCTACATCATCCTCGACACCTCGTCGTCGATGGGTGTCGGCTCGACGACGCTGACCAAGCACGACATCGGCGTGTGGGTCGCCGCCGGCATCGGGCTCGTCGGGCAGCGCCGGATGAGCCCCGTCGCGATCGTGGGCGCCGGCGAGCGCACGTCGCCGGTCGTTCCGAGTCTGCGTCGCGCCGACCTGTGGCGCACGCTCGAGCCCCTGCGCGCTCGGCCCGAGGGCGAGCAGACCCGGCTCGCGGACCGGCTGAACGACCTCGCGGCCCGGGCCACTCGCGCGAGTCTGTTCGTCGTCATCAGCGACCTGCACGACCCCAACGCGATCGGCGCGATCCGGCGCGCGTCGCAACGCCACGACTGCATGGTGATCCACACCCAGGACCCGGCCGAGACCGAGCCGCTGCGCGCCGGGTTCATGCGCGCGCGCGAAGCCGAGACCGGGCGCGAGTTCTTCGCGAGCGGGCGCAGCCGCTGGGATGAATCGCCCGAGCTGCACGCCGACCTGCTGCGCTGCGGCGTGGACTGCCTTCGGCTCCGGACCGACGCGTCGTTCATCGCGCCGCTGCGCCGCTTCCTCGCCGAGCGCGGCGGGCTGACCAGGGGGCATCGATGAGGCGCATCGCTCGAGCACGACGACTCTCGCTCGCGTGCGCGGCGGCCCTCGCGTCGATCGCGATCGCCGCGAGCGGCGCGCCCGCGCTGCGAGGGGTCGTCTCGACGGTCGAGATCGACTACCCGCACGGGGCGATCCGACCCAAACCCGTGACCGATCCCGATCAGCCCGTCCTGCTGCGCGTCGCGCCCCTCGGGGACGACCGCTATCGCGTCGAATACCTCGCGCTGGTCAGCGGCGTGCAAGATCTGGCTCTCTATCTCGAGCGGGCCGACGGGCGCCCGGCGACGGGCCTTGGCGAGCTCCCGGTGACGGTCGTCACGCAGCTGCCCCCCTCGCACGGGTCCGATGTGTTCGGCATGCGAACGCCGGGATTCCGGCTTTCGTCCCATTATCGTGCGGCGATGGTCGTGTTCGCAGTCGCGTGGCTCGCCGTGCCGGTCGTCGCGCTGACGCGGCGCGCGCTGCGCAGGCGCGAACCGGCTCTGCCCCCGGCGCCTGCGCACGAGCCCACGCCATCCGAATTGCTGCGCGAGGCGTTGCGCGACGCGAAGCAGCGGGAACTGACCACCGCCGAGCGCGGGCGCCTCGAGTTGTTGCTGTACCAGACTCTCCGCGGCGAGGCCCAACGGGCGTGCGTCCCGGGCTCGGACGAACTCGCGAGATCCATCGCCGAGCTGCGGCGAGACCCGCGGACCGCGGGCGTCGTCATCGCGGTCGAGCGATGCCTGCACGCCGGGCGCACCGCCGGGATCGCGGAGGCGGTCGCCGCGATCGAGGCGCACGAGCGCGCCTCGGGGGCGATGGCATGACCTTCTCGCACCCCTGGGTCCTGGCGTTGCTGACGATCCCCGTGCTGCTCGGGTGGTCCGTGATCTCTCGCGCCGCCGGCGTGACGCTGCCTTTCGACCATGTGCGCCACGCGGACCGGCGCTGGACCCGCCGCGCACTGGGCGTGTTCGACGCGGTCCCGCTGCTGGCGCTGGCGACGGCGATCGTGATCCTCGCAGGCCCCCAGACGCTGCAGCAGCCGCGCAGCGAGCGCCTGCTGACCAACATCCAGATCTGCATGGACGTGTCGGGCAGCATGGCGGGGCGGAACTATCAGATCGCGAGCGAGGCGATCGAGAGTTTCACCCACGCGCGCGAGGGCGACGCCTTCGGGCTCACGATCTTCGGCGTGCAGCAGGTGCGCTGGCTGCCGCTCACGAAGGACCTGCAGGCGGTCCGCAACGCGATGCCCTTCGCGAACCCCGAGAACCAGCCGCCCCACATGATGGGGACGATGATCGGGGCTGCGCTGCGCTTCTGCATGCACAACATGGAGGCGGAGGGCGCCGAGGGCGACCGCATGATCATCCTTGTCTCGGACGGCGTGAGCTTCGACCTGCGCGACGGCGAGGAGTACGACATCGCCGACGAGCTGCTCGCCGCCGGGATCACGGTGTACCACATCCACGTCGACGAATCGAGCGTCCCGCCAGAGGTCGCCGAGCTGGCGAAGCTGACAGGGGGCGACAGCTTCCACGCCACGGACGCGCAGAACCTCAAGGCGATCTTTGCCCACATCGACCGGATGCGCCCGGCGAGATTCGCGCAGGTCGGCGCCGTGCCGATGGATCATTTCCGGCCCTTCACGATCGCGGCGCTCGGGCTGTTCGCGATGCATCTGGCCGGGCTCGCGGGGCTGAGGTACACCCCATGGTGACCTACGCACTGCTCGCGATCGCCGCCCTCTCGCTGGCGGCATGGGCGGAGCGCCGGCACGCACGCCGGGTGCGGCGCGTCGCGCGCCTCGCGTTCGGCCCGGGCGGGCCAGCGCCCTGGACGCGTGTTGCGCCCGTGGTGCGCTGCGTGGGCGTGGGTCTGGGCGTGTGGGGCGCACTCGTGCTGATGAACCACGACCCGCGCGCCGTCGAAGTAGAGCCATCGCCGCGCGCAGCGCGCCAGCTGCTCGTGGTGCTCGATGTCTCGCCCAGCATGAACCTGAAGGACGCCGGCCCCGGCCCCGACAAGATGACGCGCGCCCGCTGGGCGGGCCGGATCTTCCAGGGCGTGCTCGACCGGATCGACATGAAGGACACGCGCATCTCGATGGTGGCCTTCTACACCAAGGCGCTGCCGGTCCTGCAGGACACGACCGACAAAAGCATCGTCGCGAACATGATGGACGGCATGCCGCTGTATGTCGCCTTCCATCCGGGCGAGACGGACATGCAGGCCGGGCTCGCCGCGGCGTTCGAGATGTGCAAGGGCTGGGCGCGCGGGTCGACGACGCTGGTGGTCATCAGCGACGGCGACCTGAAGCGCCCACCCTCGCCGCCCCGGCGCCCGGCGTCTATCTCGGATGTGATCGTGATCGGCGTGGGCGACCCGGACCGCCCGACGGTGATCTCCGGGCACAGCTCGCGCCAGGATCAATGGACGCTCAAGCAGCTCGCCGCGAGTCTGGGCGGGCATTACCACGAGGGCAACACAAGACATCTCCCCAGCGCGGTGATCGGCGGGCTGGGCATGGTGGCGCCGCGCGTGTCCGACGCGATCGGGCTGCGCGAAGCGGCGTTGGTGTCGCTGGGGCTTGGGGCATCGATGACAGGGCTGATCGGGCCGGCGCTGCTGCTGGCCGGGTCGGCGCGAACGACGCGGCGTGGCTCCGCCGAGACCGCTCGCCGCACACGAATACTCGCCGAAGGAGGCGCCGCATGAGACTCACCCGCGTCGCGTGGTCCGTCTGGGCCCTGCTCCCCGTGGTCGCGCTGACCTATCACTACGGCCCCGGCCAGCGCCTGTTCAGCGAGGACCGCGCGGCGCGGGTTCTCGAGACGGCGCAGCGAGCGCAGGCCGACGCGGCCCTGGCGCAGGACGCGGCGTACGAGAAGCACCTGGCAGCGATCCTGGCGCGCGACGCCGCGAGGGAGAACGACGACCCTGCGCTGCAGGCCCGGGCGCAGCGCGCCGTCGAAGAAGAGAACGCGGCGTACGCGCTGGCGGCGAGCGAGTGGAAGCGCACCGCCGAGGCCCTGACGGAAGCGTTGACACTGATGGAAGACAGCGCGCCGGAAGCGCAGCAGCGCGTGCGGCTCGCCCGGGCGCGCGCGCTGGTGCGATCGGGCGACATCGGCGCCGGCGCGAACGAGCTCGAAGACATCGTCGACTGGCACGGGGCGGTGGGGAGGCCCGACGCCGACATCGCGCTGCAGGCACGCGAAGAGCTGGCGACCGCGTACTACTACGGAGCACGCCTGCTGCGCCTCGCCGGGCGCCCCAGCGCCGAATGGCGAGAGGTCTCGGGTCGCGCGCGACAGAACTACCGGTATCTCGCCGAGCACGCTGGCCTCAACGGCAACGCCAACGCGATGACAGTCGCCCACCACCAGATGAACGGCGAGCTCGTGCTCAACCTCGAGCAGAGCGCGATGAACGAGCTCTACGCCGCGGCTCGCCCGAGGGAGTCGCCCCAGTGCGACGGCAATGGCAACGGGCTCGGCAAACTCAAGGCCAGGGGGCGCGGCAGACCACGCGGCGAGGATCCCGGCGCGGGCGCCGGCTTCAACGGCGAGATCGGGCGCGGCTGGTGAGCAGAGACCACGAGAACCGCCAACGACGGGTGTCACGGCGCGGAGGCACGACGATGAAGTTCAGTCACGAGCACCGGATGATGCTGCTGGCCGCCCTCGCGGCGTCGCTCTGCTGCGGCGCCGTCCTGGCGCAGCAGGTCGACGAAGACCACGACGAGGACGCCCCCCCTCCCGGCATGATGATGCCCGGCGCCCCCGGCGCTGCGCCAGCGCAAGGCGCCGGCCCCTCGGCGGAGGAGATCGAGGCCCTGCGGGCCGAGTACGAGTCGCTCTCCGAGACCGAGCGCACCGAGATGCGCGCGTACTACGCCGATATGGGCGTGAATCTCGACGCGCTGCTCGGGCTGTCGGCGGCGCGTACGGCGCAGGTCACGCGCGCGACCGAGATCACGATGGCGATGCGCGAGATGAACTTCCAGCGCACGCCGCAGGCGGTGCTCTCGGCGCGCGCGGAGCTGGGCTTCGGGCGCGTGCCGCACCCGAACGCGCAGAGCGCGCCGGCGCAGGACATCGCGCGCTGGATCCACCTGCATGTGATGGCCGGTGACTGGGCGACGCTGGCGCAGTTTCTCGGGTCGCGCCCCGACGCCGAGGCGGAGGCGCTGTACGCCTTCATCGTGCAGTCGCTGAACCGGGGCGACCCGGGCCTGCTGCCCGAAGAGGTTCTGGCGCTGGCGGAGGCCTCGCCGACCGAGTTCAAGGCGTGGCAGACGACCGCGCTGGGCGCGATGCTGGGCGTGACCGCGAAGAAGCACAGCGTCGACTCGCTGCTCGCGCGGATCGGCGAGGGCACGCGCTGGTTCGGCCCGCAGGACGCGCAGCGTCGACGCCGCACCGTGGAGTTCCTCGCCGGGGGCGGGCTGGTGATCGACGCGTACGACTATCTCCCGCCGCTGGACGAGGCGAGGGCCGCCGGCGACGCCGAGATCCTGCTGGTGCACGCGCGATACAAGCACGACCTGGCGTCGAACGCGCTCGCGGGCGCCGAGTCCGACGCGGCGCGTCTCGACGCGTGGGACCTGTTCTGCGAGGTTTCGCTGATGGCGCGCGCGTCGTCGGAATCGAAGCGAGAGGCGATGCGTCACGCCATCGGGATGATGAACCGGGTCCCTCGCGCGAGGGTCAACCCGTGGCTGACGAGCGTCTTCGCGAGCGACTCGCTGGGCCCGGTCGCTCTGGAGATCATGGCGATGACCGCCGTCGCGATCGGCGACTCGCAGCAGGACGTCGAGCAGCGCGCGCAGGCCGTGCTCACGCTGAAGGAAGGCGTGGACATCCTGCTGGCGCGCGAGGAGATCGATTCATCGACGCTGCGCGTGCCCCTGCGCATGCTCACGACGGCGTTGGTGGCCGAGATGGAGAACACCTCGAACCGCAAGGGCCAACAGCACGTGGTGGCGCGCGACGCACAGCTCCTGCTGCGCGCCGTCCCCAGCAAGCGCTGGCTCGACGCGCTCGAGCCCAGTCTCGCCACACGCGTGGCGCGCGCGTCGATCTCGCTGGCGATGCTCTCCGACGAGACCGACATGGCGCTGGAGCTGCTGCACGACGCGATCGGGCGCTCTCCCACGCGCGCGACCGAGCTTGCCGATCACTTCCTCGACCGCTGGCAGCAGCGCCTCTCGCCCGCTGCGCCGGACTACGACGACGAGATGTACTGGTACTACCGCCAGTTCACGCCGATGGCCCCGCTCACCAGGGGGCGTCAGCGCCGCAACCTCGACCGGCTGGACGCGCTCATCGGGCTTCTCCGAGAGTCTGGCGTCGACCCCCGCGCACTGCCCAGCGTGGTCTCGACCTTCCAGGCGTGCCACGCGAGGACCGAGGTCTATGAGCGTGCCGACATCGTGCGCGTGCTGGGTGAGATCGACGCGATGCCACCCTCCACCGCCGCCGGGCTGGCGCAGAGCATGGGCGCGAGTCTGAACGGCGACTGGCGCAGCCGCACCGTGCAGCGTCAGTCCGGCACAAAGCGTTCCGACACCGAGATCGCGCTCCTCGTCGACCGGGGCTACGCGCTCGCCCTGGAGCTGATTGAGAGCGCCGTGGCGAACGAGCCCGACTCGTGGAAGCACGCCGTCGTGCGCGCCGGGCTGACCTACGACCGCATGCAGTTCCAGCAGAGCCAGGGGCGGATCGGCGACGCGGCGAGGCAGATCGAGTACCAGCGTGACGCGTTCGATGCCTTCGCGCAGGCGGCGCGGCGCTACGCCGAGGCGCTGGAGCGGGGCGACGAGCGCGACGACCCCGGCATCTACCGGCGCTGGTTCGGCGCCGCGATGGGCGCCGCCGAGCTGAGTTTCCTGCGAGTGGACGACCTGCCTCGCGAGGGCTCGCTACAGGACGACCAGATCGCGCTGATCCGCGCGTCGATCGAGTCGCTGCCCGAGGAGGCGCGCGAGCGCCACTTCGCCGAGTTCACGCGGTTCGTGCAGGCAGCCGCCGCCGGCGCCGCCCCGGAGGTCAAGCCGCGCCTCGTGACGCACGCGCTGCGCGTCGTGGGCGACCACCCGGCCGCCGCGTCGCTGCGCGCGATGGACGAGCTGTACCGCGACCTCGTGAAGGACGAGATCAAGCTCCGGCTCGCGCTCGACGGGACCGATCGCGTCGGGGTCGAGCAGCCCTTCGGGGTGCTCGTGTCGTTCCGGTTCACCAACTCGGTGGACCGTGAGACCGGCGGGTTCTCGAAGTATCTCCAGAACGGCATGTGGGGGCGTCGGGGCAACATCTACACCCAGATCAACTACCGCGACGAGCTCCAGAAGGCCATCGAGACCTCGCTGAGCAAGCGGTTCAACGTGGAGGCGATCGGGTTCTTCGACGCGTTCATGCCTTCGCGGGGCGTCGTCGAGGAGGGCCAGGATGGCTGGCTCGAAAAGCCGCTCGCCTATGTCGTGCTCACGCGCAAGGACCCGAGCATCGACCGCCTGCCCCCGATCGTCCTCGACATGCAGTTCAACGATCAGAACGGGCCGGTCACGCTCGCCGTCTCGAGCAACACCCCCCTGCTCGCGATCGGGACTGCCCACGAGCGACGCCCCGTGCACGATCTCTCGGTCGCGCAGGTCGTCGACCTGCGCGATGTCGCGTCGGGCTCGAACGCCGCCGCCGCGACGCTCGAGGTCAGGATGCGAGGCAAGGGCGTGCTGCCCGATGTGCGCGACGTGCTCGCCGGGCTCGAAGAGGCGCTTCCCGGGTACTCGATCGCCGAGGGCGGCGTCGAGGCCCAGCCCCCGGTGCTGCTGCAGGAAGGCACGCTCCAGACCGGCATGTTCGGCTGGGGCGCGCCGACCGAACCCAAGGACGGCTATCCCGAACCCGACGCC
This Phycisphaeraceae bacterium DNA region includes the following protein-coding sequences:
- a CDS encoding DUF58 domain-containing protein — translated: MPSHAGAHHETTLPPPDQLDRSDFDLVLRRLADDLAFGADNSLFVGSGLEYAGSRPYQRGDSVRLLNWRLTARTGKPFVREYEALKRSCLYIILDTSSSMGVGSTTLTKHDIGVWVAAGIGLVGQRRMSPVAIVGAGERTSPVVPSLRRADLWRTLEPLRARPEGEQTRLADRLNDLAARATRASLFVVISDLHDPNAIGAIRRASQRHDCMVIHTQDPAETEPLRAGFMRAREAETGREFFASGRSRWDESPELHADLLRCGVDCLRLRTDASFIAPLRRFLAERGGLTRGHR
- a CDS encoding TlpA family protein disulfide reductase; amino-acid sequence: MQRSELAKRSRERWLVVAAFMVVWAPVAIAVAEPIPDAWFYSGAQRPAALKSLEGKPALALTTEEWIGDRVTLSEHRGKVVVLDFWATWCGPCIAAIPENNAIVSRYKDQGLVFVGVHDSNSGWDSAGEVVREHSISYPVTKDASGGPTASAYKVQFWPTYVAIDRKGVIRAAGLMPNRVEDVVKMLLAESGPSDLELRTGFGPEFYYGGANRPSALRATEGADAPALAGEEWAGSPLPKSQWKGSVVVLHFTSPGRSAAAAQLAKLAEIEREYATQGVLFAGVCDANAPWDKAAPALSGAGLSMPLLRDSAPGVNAGAYGVRFLPTTIVIDKAGKVRASGVRLDKLGEVLDRLLAERAE
- a CDS encoding MoxR family ATPase, which translates into the protein MTNAPVLNEHDATRRSAFADHVRTQVAHTVVGQETVVERVLIALLTGGHLLLEGVPGIAKTLLVQSVAKAIDLRFARVQFTIDLLPSDILGSEILEQKSGEFRIHKGPIFTNLLLADEINRASPKVQSALLEAMQERRVSIGDTTHDLPAPFLVIATQNPVEQAGTFELPEAQLDRFMLRHRLTYPTPDEEAEVVRRSLALKLKRQGDGAVPMSAFDAIDESKAMRLRDLTEAMRAVQDVHVSEVFIRDCVELVNLTRRHEDIELGCSPRAALALVHASRARAFISGREYTIPEDIFALAEDVLLHRMRLKYEALAMGRTGAGVLSQILRTMA
- a CDS encoding VWA domain-containing protein is translated as MVTYALLAIAALSLAAWAERRHARRVRRVARLAFGPGGPAPWTRVAPVVRCVGVGLGVWGALVLMNHDPRAVEVEPSPRAARQLLVVLDVSPSMNLKDAGPGPDKMTRARWAGRIFQGVLDRIDMKDTRISMVAFYTKALPVLQDTTDKSIVANMMDGMPLYVAFHPGETDMQAGLAAAFEMCKGWARGSTTLVVISDGDLKRPPSPPRRPASISDVIVIGVGDPDRPTVISGHSSRQDQWTLKQLAASLGGHYHEGNTRHLPSAVIGGLGMVAPRVSDAIGLREAALVSLGLGASMTGLIGPALLLAGSARTTRRGSAETARRTRILAEGGAA
- a CDS encoding SLC13 family permease, which codes for MSIELAMVLGLLVTAIVMFAINKPRMDAVAILMLVSLPLTGVITIDEGLRGFADGNIVLIAALFVIGEGLVRTGVARGVGDLLIAKTGKSEVKLLVFLMISVCALGSLMSSTAVTAIFIPIALRVAATSGTSPGRLMMPLSFAALISGMMTLVATAPNLVINSELVRQGEDGFGFFSFTPFGVPILILGIIYMVIARRWLPSSKEEPAPGRVSLADWVQEFELADREYRLRVSSHSALVGKSLGELDMRGTSGANIIAIERMGRFSRTLIQPTPTTRLQFGDVLLIDLFSPTTEIHELADSLGLEPLPLAGAYFNDRSQEIGMAQVIVPAESPLVGKTLVEKGFRSSTGLTVIGLRRASEAVNRDFLNTPLRVGDTLLVVGSWKQIERVRPEETGVLLLKLPIELEEVLPAAGKAPQALFCLGVVVVLMVTGIVANVHAALIGCLLMGVLGCIDLNSSYRSISWKTIVLIVGMLPFSLALQRTGGVDMAADGLLAVTSGAGPHAVLAALFALTAILGMFMSNTATAVLMAPVAIAVAKDMQASPYPFAMIVALAASTAFVTPVSSPVNTLVVTPGNYTFGDFVRIGGPFALIAMIVSVFLVPIVLPLSIAAQ
- a CDS encoding VWA domain-containing protein, with protein sequence MTFSHPWVLALLTIPVLLGWSVISRAAGVTLPFDHVRHADRRWTRRALGVFDAVPLLALATAIVILAGPQTLQQPRSERLLTNIQICMDVSGSMAGRNYQIASEAIESFTHAREGDAFGLTIFGVQQVRWLPLTKDLQAVRNAMPFANPENQPPHMMGTMIGAALRFCMHNMEAEGAEGDRMIILVSDGVSFDLRDGEEYDIADELLAAGITVYHIHVDESSVPPEVAELAKLTGGDSFHATDAQNLKAIFAHIDRMRPARFAQVGAVPMDHFRPFTIAALGLFAMHLAGLAGLRYTPW